The following is a genomic window from Crossiella equi.
CACCACCACCTCGACCGGCACGCCGGCCTGGGAGGCGCGGTAGAGCGCGTCGATGACCTGTTCGTCCACCAGCGAGTTCACCTTCAGCCGGATGCCGGATGGCTTGCCCTGCCGGGCCAGCGCGACCTCCCGGTTGATGCGCTCGACGATGCCGCGCCGCACCCCGTAGGGGGCCACCAGCAGGCTGCGGTAGGTGTGCTGGCGGGAGTAGCCGGTCAGCACGTTGAACAGGTCGGTGAGGTCCTGGCCGATCGAGGGCTCGGCGGTGAGCAGGCCGATGTCCTCGTACAGCCGTGCGGTCTTGGGGTTGTAGTTGCCGGTGCCGATGTGGCAGTAGCGGCGGATGGTCGAGCCCTCCTGGCGCACCACCAGTGCGGTCTTGCAGTGCGTCTTCAGGCCCACCAGGCCGTAGACCACGTGCACGCCCGCGCGTTCCAGCTGCCGCGCCCACTTGATGTTGGCCTGCTCGTCGAAGCGGGCCTTGAGCTCCACCAGCGCGACGACCTGCTTGCCCGCCTCGGCCGCGTCGATGAGGGCGTCCACGATCGGCGAGTCGCCGGAGGTGCGGTACAGCGTCTGCTTGATGGCCAGCACGTGCGGGTCGGCCGCGGCCTGTTCGACAAAGCGCTGCACGGAGGTGGAGAAGGAGTCGTAGGGGTGGTGCACCAGCACGTCGCCCTCGCGCAGCGTGGCGAACACGCTCTTGGGCGTCTCGCCCTCACTGAAGGCGGCGTGCGTGGCGGGCACGAACGGCTTGTCCTTGAGCTCCGGCCGGGCCAGGCCGTGCAGCTGCCACAGGCAGGACAGGTCGAGCAGCCCGGGCACCTCGACCACGTCGTGCGGGTCGACCTCCAGCTCGCGCAGCAGCAGCTCGAGCATGTGCTCGCTCATGGTGTCGGCGACCTCCAGCCGCACCGGCGGGCCGAACCGGCGGCGGGCCAGCTCCCGTTCCAGGGCCTGCAACAGGTCCTCGTCGCGGTCCTCCTCGACCTCGAGGTCGGCGTTGCGCGTGACGCGGAACACGTGGTGCTCCAGCACGTCCATGCCGGTGAACAGGTCGGAGAGGTGGGCGGAGATGAGCTCTTCCAGGGGCAGGTAGGTGGCGGAGTCGGCGTCCTTCTCCGTCTCCACGCGCACCAGCCGGGGCACGTTGTCCGGCACCTTGATGCGGGCGAAGCGCTCCTGCCCGCCCTCCGGGTCGCGCACCGTCACGGCCAGGTTCAGCGACAGGCCGGAGATGTAGGGGAAGGGGTGCGCCGGGTCGACGGCGAGCGGGGTGAGCACCGGGAAGATGTGGTCGCTGAAGTAGTTGGCCAGCCGCAGCTTGTCCGGGTCGTCGAGGTCGTCCCAGGCCACGATGCGCACCTGGTACTTCTCCAGCTCGGGCTGGATCTGGTCCAGGAAGGTGCGCGAGTGCAGCTCCACCAGGTCCTGCGCCCGGGTGTAGATGCGCGCCAGCTGCTCGCGCGGGGACAGGCCGTCGGCGCTGCGAACGGACAGACCGGTCTCCTCACGGCGCTTCAGGCCCGCCACCCGCACCATGTAGAACTCGTCCAGGTTGGAGGCGAAGATCGCCAGGAACTTCGCGCGCTCCAGCAACGGCTCCGAGGTGTCCTCGGCCAGCGCGAGCACGCGGGCGTTGAAGTCCAGCCAGGACATCTCGCGGTTGAAGTAGCGGTCGTCGGGCAGGTCGGTGACCGTGGGCAGCGCGGTGACGGCGGGCGGCGCGGCGGGCGAGGCCTTGACCGGGACCAGCGGCGCGGCCGGGGAATCGGTTGCCGCGGCCGTGACCACCACGCCCTGGATCGGCTGGGCCGCCGCGATCGCCTGGGCCGCCGGGGACGGCGTGGCGGGCGGGGGTGCGTCGGGCTGGGGCGTCGTGTTCGCCGCGGTGCGCGGCCGGGTCCCCGCCGAGGGGCGAGCGGACGGCTTCGGGGGTGTGGCCCGGACCCGCTTGGCCGCCGGGGTGCCCCCGGTGGCGGCCTTGGCACCGGTGGTCTTCGCGCCGGTCGGCTTGGCACCCGTCGCCTTGGCCGTGGCCGGCTTGGCGCCGGTGGTCTTGGCGGTGGCGGAGCGGGCCGTGGTGCGTGCGGTGCTCTTGGCCGTGCTCGCCGCCGCGGTCCGCCGGGCCCGGGCGGCGGGCTCCGGTTTCGGCTCGGCCGCCCCGTCGGGCGCCTTCGCGGTCTTGTTCCGAGTGGACGGTGCGGACGCGGTGCCGCGCCGCCTCGCCTTCGTCGGTTCGGTCGGCTGCTCGTCGCTGCGGTCCGTGCTCACCCGGCCATTGTTGCTGACGGGGGCCGTTGTCGCGCCCCGCGCGGGGAGGCAACCTCCGGCGAGGCGTGAACTTCGGATTAAGCGGGCGGAACCGGTAGCCGTACGGCCACGACCCGTCCCGCCACCCGGTCCAGCGTCACCCGCTGACCCGGGCGCGGGGCCCGCCAGCCACCGGCCGCCACGGCCTCGGCGGGCGCGTCCAGGAGCAGGCCGTCATCGCGCACGACCGTGACCGACCCGTCGGGGTGCGCGGTGTGCACGGTGGCCTGCTCAGAATCGCTTGCGCTCACGGGCGGTGATGCTATCGGCTGACCCGAATGCCTTACGACTAACGACTGTTGTCGCAGGCCTGGGCCACTGCGAGGGTGCAGGGACAGCTGTGTCACGAAGAGGGGTCTCCCACGATGAAGTCACTCGTGGTGCTGGTCGCCGCGCTCGCCACCGGGCTCACCGGGGGCGGTTTCGCCGCCGCCGCGCCCGCACCGCAAGCGCCGCTGCCGTCCGCCGCGCAGTCCGCTGCCAAGGACCTGCCTGAACTGCCCGCCGCCTCCGCCAACGTCGAGGTGGTCAACCGCATCCCGGACACCAAGGGCGCCATCTCGATCAACTACACCACCTACCGGCAGGGCTGGCGCAGCAAGGAGGTGATGTTCGTCAGCGGTGAGTTCGGTCTCAAGTCCTACGACGTGACCGACCCGGACAAGCCGGTCTTCCTGGACCACCTGGAGAACGCCACCCTCGCACTGCCCGGGGACGACCCGACCAAGCGGTTCTGGGAGAACGAGGACATCGACGTCGACCACCGCCGCAAGCTGGTCTTCATGGCCCGCGAGCGTTCGGCGTTCGGCCGCCCGGCCACCGGGCCGCGCCCGACCGGCGTGTACGTGGTCTCGGCGGAGAACCCGGCCGACCTGAAGGTGCTCAGCTTCGCCGAGATGGGCACCGGGCACACCACGACCTGCGTCAACGACTGCCAGTACCTGTGGACCGCGGGCTACGACGGCACGCCGGCCACCGACCCGGACCTGTACAAGCGCTCCGGCAAGATCTTCGTCACCGACATCCGGGACCCGCGCAACCCCAAGACGTCGGAGACCTACGTCGACCTCAACCGCAACCAGGGCAAGACCCACATGACCCACGACGTCCAGGTGGACGCGGCGGGCATCGCCTGGGTCGCGGGCACCGGCGGTACGCGGGGCTACTGGACCAACGGCTGGCACTTCGACCCGCTGGCCAAGCGTTTCCGCGAGGCCACCGCGGGCAACCCCATCCCGTACGCGGGCGGCGGCGTGCCCACCAAGGACATGCCGGTGGCCTTCAGCCACAACTCGATCCGCCCGGTCGGCGCGCGCCTGGCCGACGGTCCCAAGCCGACGCGCGAGCACCCGGCGGGCAGCCTGCTGCTGCACACCGAGGAGGCTTTCGGCTCCCCGACCTGTGCCGACCAGGGCCGCTTCGTCATCTCCTCGCTCAAGGGTTCCGGCTCCGGTGAGTCCTGGAAGGCCACCGACAACAAGCCGTTCTACCTGGAGACCGTCGCGGTGTGGAGCCCGCACGACCAGGAGGGCACCATCACCGACGCGGGCTGCTCGGCGCACTACTTCGACATCGACGACCGCGTGGTGGCCTACTCCTTCTACGGCCAGGGCACCCGCTTCATCGACATCAGCGACCCGAAGCGCCCCTTCCAGATCGCCTACTACCGCCCCGAGGCGGCGGTGAGCTTCTCCCCGTACTGGTACAAGGGGCGGGCCTACATCGCCGACATCTCGCGCGGTGTGGAGATCGTGAAGCTGGGCAAGGGCGCCGACGAGGCCCGGGCGGCCGGTGCCGAGGTCGTGCTGAAGACCAGCAAGCCGGTGGACAAGTCGATCCTCACCACCCCCAACCGCTCCAACCCGATGCCCATCGCGCCGGACCCCGACTACGGCTGGGCCTGCCCGATGGTCCTGCGCCGGGGTGGCCAGGGCTGCACGGAGGGTGCGGAGAGCTGCTGCTGACCTGAGGCCCGCTCGGACGGCCCTGCCCCGGTTGGGGTGGGGCCGTTTGGCGTTTCAGGCCGCCTCCGCCACCAGCCGCGCGGTCTGCTCGCCCAGCCCCAGCGCCGCGGCCTCGGCCAGGTCCTCCTCGGTGTCCACATCGCACCGCAGCGACGGCCACGGCCCGAGCAGCGCGGCCGCCCCGGACTCCGCGTGCGCCCGTGCCGAACCGGGCCCGAACCGGGGGTCCAGCCCGCCCGTGCCCGCCAGCAGCAGGGTGGTGCCGGTGCCCTGGCGGTCCGGGCAGAACGCCCGGCCCGAGGCCGCCCGCAGGGCCGCGGTCAGCTCCGCCGGGCGCAGCGCGGGCAGGTCCGCCTGCAGGGCACCGACCAGCGCCCTCGGGTCGTCTCGGCGGAGCAGCTCCGCGCCGTAGGCCAGGGCCGCGTTCAGACCGCCTTCGGGCACGTCCGGGGCGGTCTCCACGCCCAGGCCGGTGAGCACCTCGGCGATGTGCGGGTCGGCGGTGATGGCCAGCACCCGCCGGACGCCCTCCGCCGCCGTGGCCGCCACCATGGTGTCGGTCACCAGGGCCAGCGCGAGCCTGCCGTGGGCGGTGCGGTCGCCCCGGCCGCCGTCGGCCGCGCCCAGCAGCCGGGACTTCGCCCGGAGCAGGCCCTTCACCGGGACCACCAGATCAACGCGGTTCACCGGTCCATCCTGCATCACCCGACCGCCCGTGTGCCCCGGCTGGACCAGTGGCGGCCCCGGGAGGAAGACTGCGTCGGGCAGCACACCGGTGAGAGGAGACGACAGGGTGGCCAAGAAGGAGAAGGGCGGGTTCTGGGTCGGCCTGGCCGCGGCGGTCTTCTTCCCCGCGACCAGGACGCTCGCGCGGCGGAAGTTCGTTGGGGTCGAGCACATCCCGTTCGACAAGCCCGTGCTCGTGGTCGCGAACCACATCTCCTACCTGGACCCGGTCTACAGCGCGGTGTTCGTGCGCACGGCCCGGCGGGTGCCCCGGTTCCTGGCCAAGGCCAGCCTGTGGAAGATCCCGCTGCTCAAGCAGATCCTCGTCGGCTCCGGGCAGATCCCCGTGCACCGCGGCACCACCGACGCGCGGCGCAGCCTCCGTGACGGGCTCAAGGCGCTGGCCGAGGGCAAGGTCGTGGTGATCTACCCCGAGGGCACCATCACCCGCGACCCCGAGGTCTGGCCCATGCAGTCGCACGTGGGCGTCGGGCGGCTCGCGGTGGAGCAGGTCGTCAACGGCGACGCCATCTGCGTGCCGATGGTGCACTGGGGCACCCACAAGGTCGTCGACCTGTACCAGAAGAAGGTCAAGCTCATCCCGCGCCAGCCGGTCACCGTCCAGGCCGGGCCGCCCCTGGACCTGTCCCGGTTCCAGGGCCGCGAGATCGACAACGAGCTGGTGCGCGAGGTCACCGACTACCTGATGGGCGAGGTCCGCGACCTGCTCGCGCAGGTGCGCGGGGAGACCGCGCCCACCGGGTTCTACTCGCCGAAGAAGGCCCGCCAGGCCAAGAAGGCCGAAGCCGCCGAGAAGGAGACCGACAAGTGATGCCCCAGCGCATCGCCGTGCTCGGCGCGGGCTCCTGGGGCACCACCTTCGCCAAGGTGCTCGCCGACGCGGGCCGCGACGTGCTGCTGTGGGCCCGCCGCCCGGAGGTGGCCGAGGCCATCACCGGGCGTGGGGAGAACCCCGACTACCTGCCGGGCATCCCGCTGCCCGCCACCCTGCGCTCCACAGTGGACCCGCTGGAGGCCCTGGACGGCGCGCAGGCCGTGGTGCTCGCCGTGCCCAGCCAGACCCTGCGCGCCAACCTGGACAGCTGGCGGCCCTCGCTGCCCGCCGGGGCCACGCTGGTCAGCCTGGCCAAGGGTGTGGAACTGGGCACGCTGAAGCGGATGAGCGAGGTCATCGCCGAGGTCGCGCGGGTGCCCGCCGACCAGGTCGCGGTCGTCTCCGGCCCGAACCTGGCCCGCGAGATCGCCGCCGAGCAGCCCACCGCCAGCGTGGTGGCCTGCCCGGACGCCGAGCGCGCGGTGGCCTTCCAGCGCGCCTGCTTCACCAACTACTTCCGCTCCTACACCAATACCGACGTGGTGGGCTGCGAGCTGGGCGGGGCGTGCAAGAACGTCATCGCGCTGGCCTGCGGCATGGCGGGCGGGCTCGGCTACGGGGACAACACCATGGCCGCGCTCATCACCCGGGGCCTGGCCGAGACCGCCCGGCTGGGCGTGGCGCTCGGCGCGGACCCCATCACCTTCTCCGGGCTGGCCGGGCTCGGCGACCTCGTCGCCACCTGCGCCTCCCCGCTGTCCCGCAACCGCACCTTCGGCGACCGCCTGGGGCGTGGCGAGACCCTCGCGCAGGCCCAGGAGGCCACGCACGGGCAGGTGGCCGAGGGCGTGAAGTCCTGCTCCTCCATCCGGGAGCTGGCCGCGCGGCACGGCGTGGACATGCCCATCACCGAGGGCGTGCACCGCGTGTGCCACCAGGGCCTGGAGCCGTTGAAGATGGCGGCCGAGCTGCTCGGCCGGGCGCAGAAGGACGAACGCCTGTGAACGAGGAGTGGGGCGACGGCACGCGCAGCGTGCGCGCGGGCGTGCCCGGACCGGTGCCGGGCCAGCCGATCCTGCCGGGACCGGTGTTCGCCTCGGCCTACCACCTGCCGCCCGGCCCGCCCTCGGGCAACACCTACGGCCGGGCCGAGCAGCCCACCTGGGCGTTGCTGGAGCAGGCGATCGGCGAGCTGGACGGTGGCCGCACGCTGGTCTACCCCTCCGGCATGGCCGCGGTCGCCGCCCTGCTGCGCGCGACCCTGCGCGCCTACGACACCGTGCTGCTGCCCTCGGACGGCTACTACGCCACGCGCGTGCTGGCCCGCGAGGAGCTGTCCGCCTACGGCGTCCAGGTGCGCGAGGTGCCCACCACCGGGCCGTGGACGCCCGAGGTTTTCCAGGACGTGCGGCTGGTGCTCGTGGAGACCCCGTCCAACCCGTTTTTGGACGTGTGCGACCTGCGCCAGGTCATCGACGCCGCGCACGAGGCCGGTGCGCTGGTGGCCGTGGACAACACCACCGCCACGCCGCTCGGCCAGCGCCCCCTGGAACTGGGCGCCGACCTCGTGGTGGCCAGCGACTCCAAGGCGCTGACCGGGCACACCGACCTGCTTCTCGGGCACGTCAGCACCAACGACGGGGCGCTGTTCGACAAGCTCGCCCAGGGCCGCAAGCTCAGCGGTGCCATCCCCGGCCCGTTCGAGGCCTGGCTGGCCCACCGCAGCCTCGGCACGCTGGACCTCCGGCTGGCCCGGCAGGCGGCGAACGCGGAGGCCATCGCGACCGCGCTGCGCGCACATCCCCAGGTGTCGGACGTGCGCTGGCCGGGTCTTCGGGACGACCCGGCGCACGAGGTCGCCAGCCGCCAGATGCTGCGCTACGGCGGGGTGCTGCGGTTCACGCTGCCGGACGCGGCCGCGGTCGAGCGGTTCCTGGCGGCCAGCGAGCTGGTCGCCTCGGCCACCAGCTTCGGCGGCCTGCACACCACGGCCGACCGCCGGGCCCAGTGGGGCGACGCGGTCCCGGAGGGCTTCGTGCGCCTGTCCGCAGGCTGCGAGGACACCGCGGACATCGTCACCGACATCGTGGTGGCCCTGCACAAAGCCCTGCCACTGACCTACTGAGCTCAGCCCAGCACGCGCACGAACGCCTGCGCGGTGTCCACCGTGGACTGCGGGTTCTGGCCGGTCACCAGGTTGCCGTCCACCACGACGGTGTTCGACCACGGCTGGCCGACCTCCACCTGGGCACCGCGCTCGCGCAGCGAGCCCTCCACCCACCACGGGGCGTTCTCACCCAGCGCCTGGCGCTCCTCCGCGTCGGAGAAGGAGGTCAGCCGCCGCCCGGCGAAGACGAAGCCGCCGTCCGCGGTGTTCGCGGCCAGCAGTCCGGCCAGGCCGTGGCAGAGCGCGCCGACCGCGGCGCCCCGGGAGTCCGCCTGGACCAGCAGCGCGCCCAGGTCCTTGTCGTGGGCCAGGTCGGCCATCGGGCCGTGGCCGCCCGGCAGGTACACGCCGTCGTAGTCGGCGGGGGAGACCGAGGCGAGGTCGAGGGGCTTGGTCAGCGCCTCGCCGAGCGAGCCCAGGTAGGCGACGAGCTCGTCCGCGCCCTCCAGGCTGCCCTTGTCGGCGGTGGGGGCGACGCCGCCGGGGGTGGCGATGTCCACGTGGTGCCCGGCAGCGACGAACTCGCGGTGGCTGGCCGCCACCTCCTCCACCCAGTAGCCGGTGGGGTGCGCCGAACCGTCCGCGAGGACGAGGGAGTCGGCGCCGGTCAGGACCATCAGGATCTTCTTCGACATGCCTGTCAACGTAGGCGCGGAGCCGCGTGAACGCACCTGGCCGCCATAAGCTGAGTTATGGCTGATCTCGACCTGCTGGAAACATTCCTGGAGATCCACCGCACCGGTTCGCTGACCGCGGCGGCGGCCTGCCGGGGCCTGACCCAGCCCGCGGTGAGCGGTCAGCTGGCCCGGCTGGAGAAGCACCTCGGCGAGGTCCTGTTCACCCGCACCAGCCGGGGGGTGCGCCCGACCCCGCGTGCGGACGAGCTGGCCGGGCGGATCGGCGCGCACCTGGTCTCGCTGCGCCGCGCCCTGGACCCCGAGGACGGGCCCGAGGCGGGGGAGCGCGGCCTGCTGCGCCTGGGGGGCCCGGCCGAGCTCACCACGCTGCGCCTGCTGCCCGTGCTCAGCCCGCTGCTCACCCGGGGGCTGCGACTGCGCACCCAGTTCGGGCTGGCCGCCGACCTGCTCACCGCGCTGGCCGAGGACCGCCTGGACCTGGTGGTGGCCTCGGTGCGCCCGCAGCACCGGGGCATCACCGCCACGCCGTTCGCCGACGAGGAGTTCGTGCTGGTCGGCGCCCCGTCCCTGGCCCGCACGGTCTCCGCCGAACAGCTGGCCGCCGAGCCGGTGAAGGCCCTGGCGCACCTGCCGCTGATCGCCTACGCCGAGGACCTGCCGATCATCCGCCGGTACTGGCGGAGCGTGTTCGGCCGCCGCCCGCCCAACGAGGTCGCCGCGGTGCTGCCGGACCTGCGCGCGGTGCTCGTCGCGGTGGTGGCCGGGGCCGGGGTGTCGGTGCTGCCGCGCTACCTGGCCGAGTCCGCGCTCACCGCGGGTTCGGTGCGACCACTGCACGAGCCCGAGGTCGCGCCGCTCAACACGCTGTTCCTGGCCACCCGCACCGGCGGGCTGGCCGACCCGGTGCTCGCACGGATCCACCGGGTATTGCTCGACCGGGCCAAGGTGTGGCCCACGCTGTGAGATTCCGGCCGGTCGGCTTGACGCCCCCGGCGGGCCACCGGTCTAATCCCTGGCATGTCTTCGCGCGCCGTCTCGCACCGGAGGGGTCCCATCGACCTCCTCCGCGTCGCCAGCGCGCTCTGTCCTTCCTGCTGAAAGACCTCACCGAAGTCTTCCGCTTCCGGTGCGGCCCCGTCTTGGCCTG
Proteins encoded in this region:
- the cofC gene encoding 2-phospho-L-lactate guanylyltransferase; translation: MNRVDLVVPVKGLLRAKSRLLGAADGGRGDRTAHGRLALALVTDTMVAATAAEGVRRVLAITADPHIAEVLTGLGVETAPDVPEGGLNAALAYGAELLRRDDPRALVGALQADLPALRPAELTAALRAASGRAFCPDRQGTGTTLLLAGTGGLDPRFGPGSARAHAESGAAALLGPWPSLRCDVDTEEDLAEAAALGLGEQTARLVAEAA
- a CDS encoding NAD(P)H-dependent glycerol-3-phosphate dehydrogenase, with product MPQRIAVLGAGSWGTTFAKVLADAGRDVLLWARRPEVAEAITGRGENPDYLPGIPLPATLRSTVDPLEALDGAQAVVLAVPSQTLRANLDSWRPSLPAGATLVSLAKGVELGTLKRMSEVIAEVARVPADQVAVVSGPNLAREIAAEQPTASVVACPDAERAVAFQRACFTNYFRSYTNTDVVGCELGGACKNVIALACGMAGGLGYGDNTMAALITRGLAETARLGVALGADPITFSGLAGLGDLVATCASPLSRNRTFGDRLGRGETLAQAQEATHGQVAEGVKSCSSIRELAARHGVDMPITEGVHRVCHQGLEPLKMAAELLGRAQKDERL
- a CDS encoding lysophospholipid acyltransferase family protein; the encoded protein is MAKKEKGGFWVGLAAAVFFPATRTLARRKFVGVEHIPFDKPVLVVANHISYLDPVYSAVFVRTARRVPRFLAKASLWKIPLLKQILVGSGQIPVHRGTTDARRSLRDGLKALAEGKVVVIYPEGTITRDPEVWPMQSHVGVGRLAVEQVVNGDAICVPMVHWGTHKVVDLYQKKVKLIPRQPVTVQAGPPLDLSRFQGREIDNELVREVTDYLMGEVRDLLAQVRGETAPTGFYSPKKARQAKKAEAAEKETDK
- a CDS encoding RNA degradosome polyphosphate kinase codes for the protein MVTAAATDSPAAPLVPVKASPAAPPAVTALPTVTDLPDDRYFNREMSWLDFNARVLALAEDTSEPLLERAKFLAIFASNLDEFYMVRVAGLKRREETGLSVRSADGLSPREQLARIYTRAQDLVELHSRTFLDQIQPELEKYQVRIVAWDDLDDPDKLRLANYFSDHIFPVLTPLAVDPAHPFPYISGLSLNLAVTVRDPEGGQERFARIKVPDNVPRLVRVETEKDADSATYLPLEELISAHLSDLFTGMDVLEHHVFRVTRNADLEVEEDRDEDLLQALERELARRRFGPPVRLEVADTMSEHMLELLLRELEVDPHDVVEVPGLLDLSCLWQLHGLARPELKDKPFVPATHAAFSEGETPKSVFATLREGDVLVHHPYDSFSTSVQRFVEQAAADPHVLAIKQTLYRTSGDSPIVDALIDAAEAGKQVVALVELKARFDEQANIKWARQLERAGVHVVYGLVGLKTHCKTALVVRQEGSTIRRYCHIGTGNYNPKTARLYEDIGLLTAEPSIGQDLTDLFNVLTGYSRQHTYRSLLVAPYGVRRGIVERINREVALARQGKPSGIRLKVNSLVDEQVIDALYRASQAGVPVEVVVRGICTLKPGAPGLSENITVRSILGRFLEHSRVVHFRGSDEHWVGSADMMHRNLDRRIEVMVRVSDPKLTHDLDVMFDSCMDPATRCWVLEPNGHWTPSPQGGEHRVLDHQEEMLRRHGAKA
- a CDS encoding cystathionine gamma-lyase, which translates into the protein MNEEWGDGTRSVRAGVPGPVPGQPILPGPVFASAYHLPPGPPSGNTYGRAEQPTWALLEQAIGELDGGRTLVYPSGMAAVAALLRATLRAYDTVLLPSDGYYATRVLAREELSAYGVQVREVPTTGPWTPEVFQDVRLVLVETPSNPFLDVCDLRQVIDAAHEAGALVAVDNTTATPLGQRPLELGADLVVASDSKALTGHTDLLLGHVSTNDGALFDKLAQGRKLSGAIPGPFEAWLAHRSLGTLDLRLARQAANAEAIATALRAHPQVSDVRWPGLRDDPAHEVASRQMLRYGGVLRFTLPDAAAVERFLAASELVASATSFGGLHTTADRRAQWGDAVPEGFVRLSAGCEDTADIVTDIVVALHKALPLTY
- a CDS encoding LysR family transcriptional regulator, producing the protein MADLDLLETFLEIHRTGSLTAAAACRGLTQPAVSGQLARLEKHLGEVLFTRTSRGVRPTPRADELAGRIGAHLVSLRRALDPEDGPEAGERGLLRLGGPAELTTLRLLPVLSPLLTRGLRLRTQFGLAADLLTALAEDRLDLVVASVRPQHRGITATPFADEEFVLVGAPSLARTVSAEQLAAEPVKALAHLPLIAYAEDLPIIRRYWRSVFGRRPPNEVAAVLPDLRAVLVAVVAGAGVSVLPRYLAESALTAGSVRPLHEPEVAPLNTLFLATRTGGLADPVLARIHRVLLDRAKVWPTL
- a CDS encoding type 1 glutamine amidotransferase domain-containing protein; the protein is MSKKILMVLTGADSLVLADGSAHPTGYWVEEVAASHREFVAAGHHVDIATPGGVAPTADKGSLEGADELVAYLGSLGEALTKPLDLASVSPADYDGVYLPGGHGPMADLAHDKDLGALLVQADSRGAAVGALCHGLAGLLAANTADGGFVFAGRRLTSFSDAEERQALGENAPWWVEGSLRERGAQVEVGQPWSNTVVVDGNLVTGQNPQSTVDTAQAFVRVLG